A region of Arabidopsis thaliana chromosome 5, partial sequence DNA encodes the following proteins:
- the SFP2 gene encoding Major facilitator superfamily protein encodes MWVSDLLCIIGWFSIAFAKDVMWLNFGRISSGIGLGLISYVVPVYIAEISPKHVRGTFTFTNQLLQNSGLAMVYFSGNFLNWRILALLGALPCFIQVIGLFFVPESPRWLAKVGSDKELENSLLRLRGGNADISREASDIEVMTKMVENDSKSSFCDLFQRKYRYTLVVGIGLMLIQQFSGSSAVLSYASTILRKAGFSVTIGSTLLGLFMIPKAMIGVILVDKWGRRPLLLTSVSGMCITSMLIGVAFTLQKMQLLPELTPVFTFICVTLYIGTYAIGLGGLPWVIMSEIFPMNIKVTAGSIVTLVSWSSSSIVTYAFNFLLEWSTQGTFYVFGAVGGLALLFIWLLVPETKGLSLEEIQASLIREPDRINQS; translated from the exons ATGTGGGTGTCCGATCTCCTCTGTATCATTGGTTGGTTCTCCATCGCTTTCGCTAAG GATGTGATGTGGTTGAACTTCGGAAGAATCTCCTCAGGGATAGGACTCGGCTTAATTAGCTATGTG GTACCTGTCTATATAGCAGAAATTTCACCAAAACATGTTCGTGGTACATTTACCTTTACAAATCAG CTCCTTCAAAACTCTGGACTCGCAATGGTTTATTTTTCTGGGAATTTTCTCAACTGGAGGATATTGGCTTTATTAG GTGCTTTACCATGCTTCATTCAAGTAATCGGTTTATTCTTCGTACCAGAGTCCCCAAGATGGCTG gCAAAAGTTGGCTCCGATAAAGAACTAGAAAATTCACTTCTTCGTCTTAGGGGGGGAAATGCTGATATTTCACGTGAAGCCTCAGACATTGAA gtTATGACCAAAATGGTAGAAAATGATTCAAAGTCgagtttttgtgatttgttccAGAGAAAATATAGATACACTCTCGTG GTAGGAATCGGGCTAATGTTGATACAACAATTTTCAGGAAGTTCTGCAGTGCTCTCATATGCCAGTACCATTTTACGGAAAGCAG GTTTTTCGGTGACCATTGGATCGACGCTACTAGGTCTCTTCATG ATACCAAAAGCCATGATTGGTGTCATTCTTGTCGATAAATGGGGCAGACGGCCTCTCTTGTTG ACTTCTGTATCTGGGATGTGCATAACTTCCATGCTTATTGGAGTCGCCTTCACATTACAG AAAATGCAATTGCTACCGGAGCTAACACCAGTATTCACGTTTATATGCGTTACg CTGTATATTGGAACTTATGCTATAGGCTTGGGAGGCCTTCCTTGGGTAATTATGTCTGAG ATATTTCCAATGAATATAAAAGTAACTGCAGGAAGTATAGTAACGTTAGTATCATGGTCAAGTAGTTCGATCGTCACTTATGCTTTCAACTTTCTGCTCGAGTGGAGCACTCAAG GAACATTTTACGTATTTGGAGCAGTCGGAGGACTAGCATTGCTTTTTATTTGGTTGCTCGTTCCGGAAACGAAAGGATTATCACTTGAAGAAATACAAGCTTCGCTTATTCGTGAGCCCGATAGAATAAATCAAAGTTAG
- the SFP2 gene encoding Major facilitator superfamily protein → MHKMMVVEKERSIEERLLQLKNQNDDSECRITACVILSTFIAVCGSFSFGVSLGYTSGAEIGIMKDLDLSIAQFSAFASLSTLGAAIGALFSGKMAIILGRRKTMWVSDLLCIIGWFSIAFAKDVMWLNFGRISSGIGLGLISYVVPVYIAEISPKHVRGTFTFTNQLLQNSGLAMVYFSGNFLNWRILALLGALPCFIQVIGLFFVPESPRWLAKVGSDKELENSLLRLRGGNADISREASDIEVMTKMVENDSKSSFCDLFQRKYRYTLVVGIGLMLIQQFSGSSAVLSYASTILRKAGFSVTIGSTLLGLFMIPKAMIGVILVDKWGRRPLLLTSVSGMCITSMLIGVAFTLQKMQLLPELTPVFTFICVTLYIGTYAIGLGGLPWFDRHLCFQLSARVEHSRNILRIWSSRRTSIAFYLVARSGNERIIT, encoded by the exons ATGCATAAAATGATGGTggtggagaaagaaagaagcataGAAGAAAGGCTTTTGCAGCTCAAGAACCAAAACGACGATTCAGAATGTCGTATTACTGCTTGTGTTATCCTTAGTACTTTCATCGCTGTGTGTGGTTCTTTCTCCTTTGGTGTCTCT CTTGGTTATACTTCAGGTGCAGAGATAGGAATTATGAAGGACTTGGATCTTTCTATCGCGCAa ttTTCAGCATTTGCTTCATTATCCACTTTGGGAGCTGCAATTGGAGCTTTGTTTAGCGGTAAAATGGCGATCATCCTTGGCAGAAGAAAA ACAATGTGGGTGTCCGATCTCCTCTGTATCATTGGTTGGTTCTCCATCGCTTTCGCTAAG GATGTGATGTGGTTGAACTTCGGAAGAATCTCCTCAGGGATAGGACTCGGCTTAATTAGCTATGTG GTACCTGTCTATATAGCAGAAATTTCACCAAAACATGTTCGTGGTACATTTACCTTTACAAATCAG CTCCTTCAAAACTCTGGACTCGCAATGGTTTATTTTTCTGGGAATTTTCTCAACTGGAGGATATTGGCTTTATTAG GTGCTTTACCATGCTTCATTCAAGTAATCGGTTTATTCTTCGTACCAGAGTCCCCAAGATGGCTG gCAAAAGTTGGCTCCGATAAAGAACTAGAAAATTCACTTCTTCGTCTTAGGGGGGGAAATGCTGATATTTCACGTGAAGCCTCAGACATTGAA gtTATGACCAAAATGGTAGAAAATGATTCAAAGTCgagtttttgtgatttgttccAGAGAAAATATAGATACACTCTCGTG GTAGGAATCGGGCTAATGTTGATACAACAATTTTCAGGAAGTTCTGCAGTGCTCTCATATGCCAGTACCATTTTACGGAAAGCAG GTTTTTCGGTGACCATTGGATCGACGCTACTAGGTCTCTTCATG ATACCAAAAGCCATGATTGGTGTCATTCTTGTCGATAAATGGGGCAGACGGCCTCTCTTGTTG ACTTCTGTATCTGGGATGTGCATAACTTCCATGCTTATTGGAGTCGCCTTCACATTACAG AAAATGCAATTGCTACCGGAGCTAACACCAGTATTCACGTTTATATGCGTTACg CTGTATATTGGAACTTATGCTATAGGCTTGGGAGGCCTTCCTTGG TTCGATCGTCACTTATGCTTTCAACTTTCTGCTCGAGTGGAGCACTCAAG GAACATTTTACGTATTTGGAGCAGTCGGAGGACTAGCATTGCTTTTTATTTGGTTGCTCGTTCCGGAAACGAAAGGATTATCACTTGA
- the GSH2 gene encoding glutathione synthetase 2 (glutathione synthetase 2 (GSH2); FUNCTIONS IN: glutathione synthase activity; INVOLVED IN: response to jasmonic acid stimulus, N-terminal protein myristoylation, glutathione biosynthetic process; LOCATED IN: cytosol, chloroplast; EXPRESSED IN: 25 plant structures; EXPRESSED DURING: 14 growth stages; CONTAINS InterPro DOMAIN/s: PreATP-grasp-like fold (InterPro:IPR016185), ATP-grasp fold, subdomain 2 (InterPro:IPR013816), Glutathione synthase, eukaryotic (InterPro:IPR005615), Glutathione synthase, substrate-binding, eukaryotic (InterPro:IPR004887), Glutathione synthase, alpha-helical, eukaryotic (InterPro:IPR014042); Has 644 Blast hits to 607 proteins in 239 species: Archae - 0; Bacteria - 51; Metazoa - 212; Fungi - 156; Plants - 112; Viruses - 0; Other Eukaryotes - 113 (source: NCBI BLink).), translating into MGSGCSSLSYSSSSTCNATVFSISSSPSSSSSLKLNPSSFLFQNPKTLRNQSPLRCGRSFKMESQKPIFDLEKLDDEFVQKLVYDALVWSSLHGLVVGDKSYQKSGNVPGVGLMHAPIALLPTAFPEAYWKQACNVTPLFNELIDRVSLDGKFLQDSLSRTKKVDVFTSRLLDIHSKMLERNKKEDIRLGLHRFDYMLDEETNSLLQIEMNTISCSFPGLSRLVSQLHQSLLRSYGDQIGIDSERVPINTSTIQFADALAKAWLEYSNPRAVVMVIVQPEERNMYDQHLLSSILREKHNIVVIRKTLAEVEKEGSVQEDETLIVGGQAVAVVYFRSGYTPNDHPSESEWNARLLIEESSAVKCPSIAYHLTGSKKIQQELAKPGVLERFLDNKEDIAKLRKCFAGLWSLDDSEIVKQAIEKPGLFVMKPQREGGGNNIYGDDVRENLLRLQKEGEEGNAAYILMQRIFPKVSNMFLVREGVYHKHQAISELGVYGAYLRSKDEVIVNEQSGYLMRTKIASSDEGGVAAGFGVLDSIYLI; encoded by the exons ATGGGCAGTGGCtgctcttctctctcttactcATCATCTTCCACTTGCAATGCCActgttttctctatttcttcttctccatcatcttcttcttcgctgaAACTCAATCCAAGTAGCTTCCTTTTCCAGAACCCTAAAACTCTGAGAAATCAGTCACCTTTGAGGTGTGGGAGATCATTTAAGATGGAATCACAGAAACCCATTTTCGATTTGGAGAAATTAGATGATGAGTTTGTTCAGAAACTGGTTTACGATGCTCTCGTTTGGTCTTCTCTTCACGGACTCGTCGTTGGTGACAAAAGTTATCAG AAATCAGGAAATGTTCCAGGGGTTGGATTGATGCACGCACCTATTGCATTGCTACCAACTGCATTCCCAGAAGCTTATTGGAAGCAAGCTTGTAATGTTACTCCTCTTTTCAATGAATTGATTGATCGTGTTAGCTTGGATGGCAAATTCTTACAGGATAGTCTCTCTAG AACGAAGAAAGTTGATGTCTTTACATCTAGACTTCTTGACATTCACTCCAAGATGctagaaagaaataagaaagag GACATTCGTTTGGGTTTACACCGGTTTGATTATATGCTTGACGAAGAAACAAATTCACTTCTTCAGATTGAGATGAATACTATCTCGTGTTCGTTTCCTGGCCTTAGTCGTCTTGTTAGCCAGCTACATCA GTCATTGCTTCGATCTTATGGGGATCAGATTGGCATAGACTCTGAACGTGTACCTATAAACACATCCACAATCCAATTTGCTGATGCATTGGCTAAAGCTTGGTTGGAGTACAGTAACCCAAG AGCGGTAGTCATGGTAATTGTACAGCCAGAAGAACGCAACATGTACGATCAACATTTGCTGAGCAGTATATTGAGAGAAAA GCATAATATAGTTGTCATCAGGAAGACTCTAGCAGAAGTCGAAAAAGAAGGGAGTGTACAAGAGGATGAAACCCTTATTGT TGGCGGCCAAGCAGTCGCAGTGGTTTATTTCAGATCTGGCTATACTCCTAATGATCATCCGTCTGAATCA GAATGGAATGCTAGGCTGCTTATTGAGGAGTCTTCAGCTGTCAAATGCCCGAGCATAGCTTACCATTTAACTGGCTCCAAGAAAATCCAGCAAGAACTGGCTAAACCAGGTGTTCTCGAGAG GTTTCTGGACAACAAAGAGGACATTGCTAAGCTGAGGAAATGCTTTGCTGGGCTTTGGAGCTTGGATGACTCAGAAATTGTCAAGCAGGCTATCGAAAAACCCGGATTGTTTGTTATGAAGCCTCAGAGAGAAGGCGGAG GAAACAACATCTATGGAGATGATGTGAGGGAAAATCTTTTGAGACTGCAGAAAGAAGGAGAGGAAGGAAACGCTGCGTATATCCTGATGCAGAGGATATTCCCAAAAGTCTCAAACATGTTCTTGGTGCGAGAAGGCGTTTACCATAAGCATCAAGCTATATCAGAACTCGGTGTCTATGGTGCTTACCTCAG GAGCAAAGACGAAGTTATAGTAAACGAGCAGAGTGGTTATCTAATGCGCACGAAGATCGCATCATCAGATGAAGGCGGCGTTGCAGCTGGTTTTGGAGTCTTGGACAGCATATATCTGATTTGA
- the SFP2 gene encoding Major facilitator superfamily protein yields MCPSFNKKHIVTNRAFSLSHTLLCLATSVSFSSTHCFIYQKLCCIITCMHKMMVVEKERSIEERLLQLKNQNDDSECRITACVILSTFIAVCGSFSFGVSLGYTSGAEIGIMKDLDLSIAQFSAFASLSTLGAAIGALFSGKMAIILGRRKTMWVSDLLCIIGWFSIAFAKDVMWLNFGRISSGIGLGLISYVVPVYIAEISPKHVRGTFTFTNQLLQNSGLAMVYFSGNFLNWRILALLGALPCFIQVIGLFFVPESPRWLAKVGSDKELENSLLRLRGGNADISREASDIEVMTKMVENDSKSSFCDLFQRKYRYTLVVGIGLMLIQQFSGSSAVLSYASTILRKAGFSVTIGSTLLGLFMIPKAMIGVILVDKWGRRPLLLTSVSGMCITSMLIGVAFTLQKMQLLPELTPVFTFICVTLYIGTYAIGLGGLPWVIMSEIFPMNIKVTAGSIVTLVSWSSSSIVTYAFNFLLEWSTQGTFYVFGAVGGLALLFIWLLVPETKGLSLEEIQASLIREPDRINQS; encoded by the exons atgtgTCCCTCCTTTAATAAGAAGCACATTGTGACAAACAGAgcattctctctctctcacactcTCCTCTGTCTCGCTACCTCTGTCTCTTTCTCGAGCACTCACTGTTTTATTTACCAGAAATTGTGTTGTATCATTACATGCATGCATAAAATGATGGTggtggagaaagaaagaagcataGAAGAAAGGCTTTTGCAGCTCAAGAACCAAAACGACGATTCAGAATGTCGTATTACTGCTTGTGTTATCCTTAGTACTTTCATCGCTGTGTGTGGTTCTTTCTCCTTTGGTGTCTCT CTTGGTTATACTTCAGGTGCAGAGATAGGAATTATGAAGGACTTGGATCTTTCTATCGCGCAa ttTTCAGCATTTGCTTCATTATCCACTTTGGGAGCTGCAATTGGAGCTTTGTTTAGCGGTAAAATGGCGATCATCCTTGGCAGAAGAAAA ACAATGTGGGTGTCCGATCTCCTCTGTATCATTGGTTGGTTCTCCATCGCTTTCGCTAAG GATGTGATGTGGTTGAACTTCGGAAGAATCTCCTCAGGGATAGGACTCGGCTTAATTAGCTATGTG GTACCTGTCTATATAGCAGAAATTTCACCAAAACATGTTCGTGGTACATTTACCTTTACAAATCAG CTCCTTCAAAACTCTGGACTCGCAATGGTTTATTTTTCTGGGAATTTTCTCAACTGGAGGATATTGGCTTTATTAG GTGCTTTACCATGCTTCATTCAAGTAATCGGTTTATTCTTCGTACCAGAGTCCCCAAGATGGCTG gCAAAAGTTGGCTCCGATAAAGAACTAGAAAATTCACTTCTTCGTCTTAGGGGGGGAAATGCTGATATTTCACGTGAAGCCTCAGACATTGAA gtTATGACCAAAATGGTAGAAAATGATTCAAAGTCgagtttttgtgatttgttccAGAGAAAATATAGATACACTCTCGTG GTAGGAATCGGGCTAATGTTGATACAACAATTTTCAGGAAGTTCTGCAGTGCTCTCATATGCCAGTACCATTTTACGGAAAGCAG GTTTTTCGGTGACCATTGGATCGACGCTACTAGGTCTCTTCATG ATACCAAAAGCCATGATTGGTGTCATTCTTGTCGATAAATGGGGCAGACGGCCTCTCTTGTTG ACTTCTGTATCTGGGATGTGCATAACTTCCATGCTTATTGGAGTCGCCTTCACATTACAG AAAATGCAATTGCTACCGGAGCTAACACCAGTATTCACGTTTATATGCGTTACg CTGTATATTGGAACTTATGCTATAGGCTTGGGAGGCCTTCCTTGGGTAATTATGTCTGAG ATATTTCCAATGAATATAAAAGTAACTGCAGGAAGTATAGTAACGTTAGTATCATGGTCAAGTAGTTCGATCGTCACTTATGCTTTCAACTTTCTGCTCGAGTGGAGCACTCAAG GAACATTTTACGTATTTGGAGCAGTCGGAGGACTAGCATTGCTTTTTATTTGGTTGCTCGTTCCGGAAACGAAAGGATTATCACTTGAAGAAATACAAGCTTCGCTTATTCGTGAGCCCGATAGAATAAATCAAAGTTAG
- a CDS encoding inactive Serine/Threonine-kinase, putative (DUF679) (Protein of unknown function (DUF679); CONTAINS InterPro DOMAIN/s: Protein of unknown function DUF679 (InterPro:IPR007770); BEST Arabidopsis thaliana protein match is: Protein of unknown function (DUF679) (TAIR:AT4G18425.1); Has 1807 Blast hits to 1807 proteins in 277 species: Archae - 0; Bacteria - 0; Metazoa - 736; Fungi - 347; Plants - 385; Viruses - 0; Other Eukaryotes - 339 (source: NCBI BLink).): protein MEASFIRSLPSAGNFANLLPTGTALIFETLLPSFSNGGECNNKPVNKLLTITLISFCAAACFFSSFTDSYVGQDGRIYYGIATSNGLHILNDYPDEGYDPESGLTADKRERYKLSFVDFVHAFVSVIVFLALAVESSDFRRCLLPEDDENSWGGHFVLMIKYFAVMVLTMASFFFAIFPSKRRGIGISDIR, encoded by the coding sequence ATGGAGGCGTCGTTCATTAGATCGCTACCGTCTGCCGGAAACTTCGCCAACCTATTGCCGACCGGGACCGCCCTCATATTCGAAACCCTACTACCGTCTTTCTCCAATGGCGGCGAGTGCAACAACAAACCCGTCAATAAACTCCTCACCATTACTCTCATCTCCTTTTGCGCCGCGgcttgcttcttctcctccttcaccGACTCATATGTAGGCCAAGATGGCCGCATTTACTACGGAATTGCCACCTCTAACGGTCTCCACATCCTCAACGACTATCCAGACGAAGGTTATGATCCAGAGTCCGGCTTAACGGCtgataagagagagagatataagCTCAGTTTTGTAGATTTCGTGCATGCTTTCGTGTCGGTTATCGTGTTCTTAGCGTTAGCCGTAGAGAGCTCGGATTTTCGGAGGTGTTTGCTCCCGGAGGACGATGAAAACAGTTGGGGTGGTCATTTTGTACTTATGATCAAGTACTTTGCTGTTATGGTGTTGACAATggcaagcttcttctttgctaTCTTTCCCTCAAAACGGAGAGGCATCGGAATTTCAGACATTCGTTGA
- a CDS encoding Mitochondrial inner membrane translocase complex, subunit Tim44-related protein (Mitochondrial inner membrane translocase complex, subunit Tim44-related protein; FUNCTIONS IN: P-P-bond-hydrolysis-driven protein transmembrane transporter activity; INVOLVED IN: intracellular protein transport; LOCATED IN: mitochondrial inner membrane presequence translocase complex; EXPRESSED IN: 22 plant structures; EXPRESSED DURING: 13 growth stages; CONTAINS InterPro DOMAIN/s: Mitochondrial inner membrane translocase complex, subunit Tim44-related (InterPro:IPR007379); Has 319 Blast hits to 319 proteins in 129 species: Archae - 0; Bacteria - 128; Metazoa - 91; Fungi - 0; Plants - 34; Viruses - 0; Other Eukaryotes - 66 (source: NCBI BLink).) codes for MSLVRRFQTVRSLLKTAGSRESSSLPFRNGNEFSLIQIGDDFRFGCWRSYHSSLCHVPEAHGKSAYSRLYEGHSVNTHLLRSTMIAEFLPFMNEKRSATTQVKAPPQLQKTGAVRVSMVSPGFVYEPYALREKISIWRRCFTRSGWRRTKEDFIRELRSAYAIAKLRKTGYSKNTFYIEALELYKQINIQMANGEKKTIRKNVTERMYSALKNEIKQREAMWDGVYWEMVEPVVKIRTLQARLIGIDRTDLKKAFIQLTLEFLTKQKFEAYDAKGNVAAGDKNKEVLVRDIWVFEKSLFHTGAYWRLCGRIKL; via the exons ATGTCGCTCGTGAGAAGATTTCAAACAGTTCGTTCTTTATTGAAAACAGCTGGATCAagagaatcttcttctcttcc ATTTAGGAATGGAAATGAGTTCTCTTTGATTCAAATTGGAGATGATTTCAGATTTGGTTGTTGGAGAAGCTatcattcttctctttgtcACG TTCCTGAAGCTCATGGAAAAAGTGCGTATTCACGTTTATATGAAGGCCACAGCGTCAATACACATTTGCTTCGATCTACAATG ATTGCAGAGTTTTTGCCGTTTATGAATGAAAAAAGGTCTGCTACAACGCAAGTTAAGGCTCCACCTCAGCTACAGAAAACG GGTGCTGTTAGAGTGTCGATGGTAAGTCCTGGATTTGTATATGAACCCTATGCGCTCCGGGAGAAAATCTCGATTTGGCGGAG ATGTTTTACAAGAAGTGGTTGGCGAAGAACGAAAGAGGATTTTATACGGGAG CTAAGAAGTGCCTACGCTATCGCTAAGTTAAGAAAGACTGGGTATTCGAAGAATACGTTCTACATAGAAGCACTAGAGTTATACAAACAG ATTAATATTCAGATGGCCAATGGtgagaagaagacgataaGGAAAAACGTAACTGAAAGAATGTACTCT GCACTGAAGAACGAAATTAAACAAAGAGAAGCCATGTGGGATGGTGTTTACTGGGAAATGGTTGAGCCGGTTGTCAAAATCCGAACTTTACAAGCTCGACTG ATTGGAATTGACCGGACGGACCTTAAGAAAGCATTTATACAACTGACACTCGAGTTTCTGACGAAGCAG AAATTTGAAGCATACGATGCAAAAGGCAATGTAGCAGCTGGAGATAAGAACAAAGAG GTGCTTGTACGTGACATATGGGTCTTTGAGAAGTCTCTTTTCCATACAGGAGCTTACTGGCGGCTCTGTGGCCGGATCAAATTATGA
- the SFP2 gene encoding Major facilitator superfamily protein (SFP2; FUNCTIONS IN: carbohydrate transmembrane transporter activity, sugar:hydrogen symporter activity; INVOLVED IN: transport, transmembrane transport; LOCATED IN: integral to membrane, membrane; EXPRESSED IN: 22 plant structures; EXPRESSED DURING: 14 growth stages; CONTAINS InterPro DOMAIN/s: Sugar transporter, conserved site (InterPro:IPR005829), Major facilitator superfamily (InterPro:IPR020846), General substrate transporter (InterPro:IPR005828), Sugar/inositol transporter (InterPro:IPR003663), Major facilitator superfamily, general substrate transporter (InterPro:IPR016196); BEST Arabidopsis thaliana protein match is: Major facilitator superfamily protein (TAIR:AT5G27350.1); Has 30201 Blast hits to 17322 proteins in 780 species: Archae - 12; Bacteria - 1396; Metazoa - 17338; Fungi - 3422; Plants - 5037; Viruses - 0; Other Eukaryotes - 2996 (source: NCBI BLink).), which yields MHKMMVVEKERSIEERLLQLKNQNDDSECRITACVILSTFIAVCGSFSFGVSLGYTSGAEIGIMKDLDLSIAQFSAFASLSTLGAAIGALFSGKMAIILGRRKTMWVSDLLCIIGWFSIAFAKDVMWLNFGRISSGIGLGLISYVVPVYIAEISPKHVRGTFTFTNQLLQNSGLAMVYFSGNFLNWRILALLGALPCFIQVIGLFFVPESPRWLAKVGSDKELENSLLRLRGGNADISREASDIEVMTKMVENDSKSSFCDLFQRKYRYTLVVGIGLMLIQQFSGSSAVLSYASTILRKAGFSVTIGSTLLGLFMIPKAMIGVILVDKWGRRPLLLTSVSGMCITSMLIGVAFTLQKMQLLPELTPVFTFICVTLYIGTYAIGLGGLPWVIMSEIFPMNIKVTAGSIVTLVSWSSSSIVTYAFNFLLEWSTQGTFYVFGAVGGLALLFIWLLVPETKGLSLEEIQASLIREPDRINQS from the exons ATGCATAAAATGATGGTggtggagaaagaaagaagcataGAAGAAAGGCTTTTGCAGCTCAAGAACCAAAACGACGATTCAGAATGTCGTATTACTGCTTGTGTTATCCTTAGTACTTTCATCGCTGTGTGTGGTTCTTTCTCCTTTGGTGTCTCT CTTGGTTATACTTCAGGTGCAGAGATAGGAATTATGAAGGACTTGGATCTTTCTATCGCGCAa ttTTCAGCATTTGCTTCATTATCCACTTTGGGAGCTGCAATTGGAGCTTTGTTTAGCGGTAAAATGGCGATCATCCTTGGCAGAAGAAAA ACAATGTGGGTGTCCGATCTCCTCTGTATCATTGGTTGGTTCTCCATCGCTTTCGCTAAG GATGTGATGTGGTTGAACTTCGGAAGAATCTCCTCAGGGATAGGACTCGGCTTAATTAGCTATGTG GTACCTGTCTATATAGCAGAAATTTCACCAAAACATGTTCGTGGTACATTTACCTTTACAAATCAG CTCCTTCAAAACTCTGGACTCGCAATGGTTTATTTTTCTGGGAATTTTCTCAACTGGAGGATATTGGCTTTATTAG GTGCTTTACCATGCTTCATTCAAGTAATCGGTTTATTCTTCGTACCAGAGTCCCCAAGATGGCTG gCAAAAGTTGGCTCCGATAAAGAACTAGAAAATTCACTTCTTCGTCTTAGGGGGGGAAATGCTGATATTTCACGTGAAGCCTCAGACATTGAA gtTATGACCAAAATGGTAGAAAATGATTCAAAGTCgagtttttgtgatttgttccAGAGAAAATATAGATACACTCTCGTG GTAGGAATCGGGCTAATGTTGATACAACAATTTTCAGGAAGTTCTGCAGTGCTCTCATATGCCAGTACCATTTTACGGAAAGCAG GTTTTTCGGTGACCATTGGATCGACGCTACTAGGTCTCTTCATG ATACCAAAAGCCATGATTGGTGTCATTCTTGTCGATAAATGGGGCAGACGGCCTCTCTTGTTG ACTTCTGTATCTGGGATGTGCATAACTTCCATGCTTATTGGAGTCGCCTTCACATTACAG AAAATGCAATTGCTACCGGAGCTAACACCAGTATTCACGTTTATATGCGTTACg CTGTATATTGGAACTTATGCTATAGGCTTGGGAGGCCTTCCTTGGGTAATTATGTCTGAG ATATTTCCAATGAATATAAAAGTAACTGCAGGAAGTATAGTAACGTTAGTATCATGGTCAAGTAGTTCGATCGTCACTTATGCTTTCAACTTTCTGCTCGAGTGGAGCACTCAAG GAACATTTTACGTATTTGGAGCAGTCGGAGGACTAGCATTGCTTTTTATTTGGTTGCTCGTTCCGGAAACGAAAGGATTATCACTTGAAGAAATACAAGCTTCGCTTATTCGTGAGCCCGATAGAATAAATCAAAGTTAG